ACTGACAGTAAGAAtactgggtcaataaagtgctgcaaataaagtcttgcggtatacgcaaggaaccaagaagtacaacttcaCCTAAAGATACAATTTCCATTTGGAGatggttagttgttcaagtttgagttttgctgattgtgtagatagtagaaagtttactttagggtatatattttcatattgaGGGATATATCTTAGAGATGCAGTAAGCAGACTATAATTGCTACGTCtgccaagaaagctaaaattcttgtatgatatgaatttagtacacaggcatgatagatgagacattttgttaaaagtctcaatattgtcgatttacagttagaccataaaaaTACTCTGCGATAATTCTACTATAgctttcttttataagaataaagagtagaagaagaagtaaattgacatcaagtatctcagtacgagagataacattaagagatgtaaagggtctattgagcatataagtactgaattaatgattgcggatcccatgactaaaaGTTTACCGATAAAGAAAGTAGAAAGTCATGCCgagtatatgaaactcattaattcatttttttcttggtttttctctttttggtctatagacatgaaGTTATTATAATACAGATTTTATGCAcaattgttattttatccatgaggataaataaagttggacccgaatgacttataggaagttcattcataaagctttaCTATCCATAAaagtactcatgtaaggagtgttttataTTGTGATACATgaaagggacgacctaattttataaaggttttaccgccatgattcatgtgatACATTTCTTGTCTGAGTgagaggattccataagtgattggccaaactaaagaacctaataccataaggttatgtgtcataaaggccaagtgggagaatgtaagatattatctccatatatggcatGTATGCCATATATacggtatttattatatttaataaataaatataatataccgTATTacggttatggtaatttctattaatttagattactgtaatggaatcatttaattgatttaaaatcaattaataacattgtttccttgatgggaggaacaatacggtatttaccatatttgagggtccctgacctaaccGATAAATTAATagcatgtgtacaccatcagtacggcaattcagtcataggcataggttagaagatcactcaaataatatatttttgttcttcagatattcatggaaacgcttgagcaaaaatggctagaggtaagcctagatcctcatcttttaatttttcgctGCGCATTTTAGTTgagcataataaatttatatgttcTAACACACAATTCACAATTGCAGCGACTGGAAGACCCAGTGACATCCAAAACTTGTTCCTAGCACTTCCTCCACGTCCTGcaaatcaataaatataaacaatcatgaATACATGAATGAAACTCATATCCCCtatttcttctttgaaaaaagTTTAGAAAACTTGAAGAGTTTCATAACCTCACTCAGCTAATCCCAATAAAACTCAAACATACTTTTTCCACTATTTTAAGTCTCTCCTAATATAACACTAATCCGCTATTCCTTTGCAGACAAAATgtggggaaatttttttttttttttttttttttagggaaataaaaaaagaaaaaatgaaacttttgaagtttagaataaaaaaaatcccactTGAGCTCACGTAAGTAAAATGCATTGCTAAGTAGAGTTGTATAAATTGTGTTTGTGCTTCCttcttatatttcaaaaaaaattctatgaTAAACTAGCAACcaaagagaatgagagagattgaCTTCCACAAACAATTGCCAGAAAGGCAAAAAGTAAGAAACTAGAACCAAATGCTTTGTTTGGTAACTAGAACTAGGGAAAcaagttcttaaaaaaaaaaaaaaaactattagagATGTTAAAAAATCATAGTACCGCCTTCAAGAAATAGAGatcaatgttaaaaaaatatataaacataattaataaatttgtattctaaaaaaatgagaagaacaattttcaaataaaaaattaaataaaatatagtattgaaatttatacaaatattatttaattaatatttaaatataagaaaatgccTTGCTTAAATTTATTGTCGTAGGCCTCAAAATCTATCGTGCTGACTTAGCAAGGAGAAGAGCATGTGAAAGCAACATTATTCCAATGGGTGGCCCTATTTTCATATGGAGGAAAATTGATCAATCGGAGGAATTTTCTCTAACcctatttataaaattttcatgtGCCTCTTAGCAGGGAAGAAATACatgcttttttttaatagcattaacaaagtatttaagaaataattaaaaaaaaaattatgtatttctCAAATGATAAAGGGACACGCAGAATTTCATAGATTAGATTTGAGAAACTAAATTCACTCCGACCCAATTTGACAAAAACTCTACCCTTTTCATATATCATAATGAGTAATATATGATACTCTTCACCCCGGTTTTACTATTTTGATTTCCTTTGAAGTTCTCTATTATCACGTAATTAATAATTGTAGATAAGATAAAGCAAGagcaatatttaaataaattgataaatttattttcaaaaagatTAGTGACTAAATATATATTGCTTTCAACAACGGAAAGAGCAAAGGAAACGAACAAGCATATTTAAGTGCTGCAAATGTAAGAAGTGACATATATATTCGAATTGAGAATAGAAATGAAAATGGAAATAAAAGTATACCTGTAAAATGGGTCTTTTGATGATTTCTCAGTACTTTACTTGAGCGATGAGGATACGTTGTAATTAATCACCTAATGGTCTTGATCAATAGCTTCAGCCAACCTTCATCTGCAATTCTTGGAACATGCGTACCACTTCTATGTCTAAATCTAACACCTGCACCTCCACCTTTTGCAAGGCAGTCAAACTCCATAGTTCCGGTGGGAGCATGGTTAAACGATGGCATCTTTTGATAACCAAATATCTAAGGCATGGCATTGCATTTCCCTccagtttccatttttcaactttttccaaactgaaaatcgaaattgacttctaaaataagacaagtgtgtgtaaagtgtgcaacaaaaataacaatgtggaaagtaaacaacacacagatttttgttgacgaagtggaaactcaatcaagagaaaaaccactccggggcagccaaacccaggaattccactattcagaagacaaagctaaatacaagatagtaacactcacatatacccaatgcagtggtcgtaccttgctctctaacgtgtaacccaacacgaacgcctcccaaccaggtctcctacctaaaagggtcttcaatggaatccattaccttagggccaacccctaagatagacttcagatgtagcgcagcacacttgtaacggcttcagagggatcttgaacttctctaagctcttgtggaattcaataccgaattcttgcaattctcaatgcccaagggcctctatttataggttgaggtgcagaatggacgactgctgtaatatgtacggatgccgttcggacagacaactgtgcgacaggattttctgaaaatttccctgaaaatctttcctgtttaagagccccgtctggacgatgagaCACTGACGTACGGACAGTCGTacgtccgctgtaagtaatttccatataaggcttcgcgcgtccggaccaagggagatgaacgtccggacggcaattcttcaacacgcaatttccatatctgctatacGTGCgaccggaccatgagaggcagacgtccggacggttgaagtcgaatcggcaatttccttaactgatgagcgcgcgtccagacTAATACTGACTGACATCcgaacggtgatatttgaattgtgattcttgccttatttatgagcgcgtctggacgggaaaccacgttgtccggacggtgtatcaatcttcccatatttgaacttggaaagaatctgaagctaatcgatcactgatggacgtccggacgggctgctgagaggtccagacggatgcaagctggaattgaagcttctcgatacagtggagggtccggacggaaagatacgtcgtccggacggatgatgctggtctgtctggcgtccggacgaatggagcaatggacagatgggcgtccagacgggataacacgtcgtccggactgctgacagggaatctgaaatcttttatctttttcgcagtgcagagtcttctgaaaaatgctctgacaagtggaatccatgtttacagcatctttacacataagtgattttgtccaaacacagaatgaggccaaaatactaacacaaacTATGCAGTTTATGGACTTTGAGTCGAGGAAATGAACCTCCAAAGACATGCAAATCAATAATATCGTTGCACCATTATATTTTCAGTGTCCGAAGATTGGGAAGGTTTCCCAGCATTGTCAAGCCGCCACCGACTCCTAATCCTACAAAGATTATTGTTAGTTTGGTGATTGTCAATGGAAATGAACTCAAATCAATGGGAAGCATTGGGAAAAGCACGATTCTCAATATTTGAAGATAACGTAAATGGTGGAGGCCTTCCAAAAAATATACTACCAAAAAATCTACTACTTTGCTTTCACTCTCAAAATTATGATGCATTCTTAGCTCCCTTAAAGGAAACTTGTCGAGCTCGTAAGGAAAAGTTTTATGTTTACCATAGTAACTCATTTTGATTGAAAGGACTTTGAGGTTCCATAGAACTTCATCCAAACAGCAAGACAATGACTTAAACCCTTTCAGATGTAGATTTCTTAAACGCTCCCAGTTACCGAATAACTCCGTTGTGGATTACCCACTATGAAAAGTGTTTCCAGATTCGTAAGGTTATGAATGGAATCAGGAATATCTATTACAAAAGAAGATAAACTTATACTCAAGTACCACAAGTGCATCATTGTTTCTATGCTTTCGGGAATGGAGTAGAGTGTTATACACTCAAAATTAAGCACCCGAATCAACTTAAAGCTTTTGATGCATAAATTCTAGTCTCTATTTTCGTATTCGTCAAAGAACAACAAAGAACGGGCACATGGAGGATCAGAgaagtttgaaaaaatgtttagaAGAGGATCAGAGAAGTTTGGAAAAATGTTTAGAGGGAGGATACAATAGAAGGAAACTCTACGAGATTTGTTCGGGAATGAACGGTTGTCATTTCTGAGTAGCTCAAGAAATTTGTCTTCCTTGTTCTCAGATATGCAGAGGTCTCATAGAAGATCATGAATACGGCATTTCTTTACGCCTCCATCTATCCTCCTGCTAGCCACTTGTATCAAGCTTCGTGCTTCGATCGATGAGCTCCTCCAAGTAGTTTTCAGCAACATCCTCTACGCTTCTATTGCCAACATGCTGTATGAAACCCTCAGCTGTCCACAGGTGGATCAATTGCCTTCCAGGGATCTCAAAGTCTACTAGGTAtacaccaaaatacaaaaagcaTGGTTGCAAGCACCGAGGCAAGTTGGTCTAGCTTAAGGCCAATATGTCTTTGCATATTGTATTAGTCTCAGTAAGGTACCAGTTTACATTGCCAATCAATTTGGACCATGTTCCAGGTGTCTTCTCTTTGTTTGCTAAAAGGCCCCCTAATACCACAATGGAAAGTGGTAAGCCACGACAATCATCTGCAATTTTTCTCCCCATAGTTTCCAACTCGGGAGGATATGCTCCTCCTCGAAACACTTTCTTACTTAAAAGCTCCCAGCCTTCATCTTTGTTAAGAAATGGGAGAAAGTAGGGAGAAGTAAGGCTTGCATGTGAAGCTACTTCTCTTATGCGACTAGTGATCAATATTCTACTTCCATTCAAATTAGTGGGAAAAGTAGATCTTACCTCATCCCATACTTTAGTTTTCCAGATGTCGTCCATTACTATTAGGTACGTCTTTCTCAGCAAGCATTCGAACAACTTCTCTTTTAATTCTTCTACTGTCCTCCAATCTGATATTTCAATCTTTTTCAAAATGTTAAGCAAGAGCTCTTTGGTTCTGAAATCTTGAGATACATACACCCATGCACGGCACTTGAAGTGGCTCTTGACGTGAACATTGTTGTAGATTTTCCTAGCAATAGTTGTCTTCCCCAACCCACCCATGCCAATGATCAAAATGACATCACAGTTCCAATCCCCTTCAATAAGTTGCTTCACCAGTGTCGATGAGTCATCAACGAAACCCACCACGTCATCTTCCTCGACTTGCCTCCACCGCCGCCGCATCTATAGTCTCCATAGCTCTTTCAATGTCATACCTTTCTCTGTTATTGTAGATATCATTGATTGCATTCTTGATGCTTGCAATCTTCTTTCCAACATCCCAAAGCATCTTTGCGTGCGTGGGGATATGAACTATCCTCCCCATCCCGCCCCTCCTCATGTGCTCTGCAACCTTGAGGATGAACATGTCGATAACATCCTCAGCCTCATAAGCTATTGAGCTACACGTGTTAATTGAGCTGTATAACTGTATTTAGAACATGTGTTAATTGAGTTGTATTTAGTTGGTTAGTTGACAGTTAGTTTACTTCTCTAGCAAGTTAATCTCTCACTAGTTAAGCTTTAGCTTTAGTTAGTTCTTTCTGCAGAAACTGTGGCTTGTATAAATACCTTCTGTAAAGCTTCTTTTATTCACTCAATGCAATTGAGAAAATTCCAAATATTCTCTGCTTTCATTTctgatatggtatcagagcatttcTAAACCCTAGTTCTTCTGCTTTTTCTCTTAATCatctaatttcattttttttcatcatcTGATTTCATATTGTTCATGGAATCCAATTCTTCGAGTTGAACAATCTCTACAATGGATTCTAATCCATTGTATCTTCATCATGGTGACAGCCCTGGTTCAATCCTTGTTACTCAATTGCTCACTGGCGACAACTATTGTACATGGAGCCGATCAATGTTCATGTCCTTGACTACCAAGAACAAACTTCAATTCATCAATGGTGAATTGCCAAGACCACATTTTTCTGATCCAGATTTTTTTTCCTGGACTCAGTGCAACAATATGGTGTTATCTTGGATTATTAAATCCATTTCCAAGGAGCTCACAGCATGCGTCATTTCTGTTGATTCTGCAGAAATCATGTGGAATGATCTTCGTGATCGTTTCTCACAACAGAATGGGCCTTGAATCGTTCAAATCCATAAGGCAATTTCTGCCATGACTCAAGATGACCAATCTATAAGCAGCTATTTTACTGCTCTCAAAGGTCTATGGGATGAATTACTTATATATCGTCCATTACCGGTTTGTCATTGTGGCAAatgttcttgtggtgttctgAAAACTCTCAATGAGTATCATCATTAGGAATATGTTCTTCAGTTCCTCATGGGATTGAATGAGTACTTTTCTCATGTCAAAGCACAAATCTTGTTAATGGATCCTCTTCCACCCATTAACAAGGTTTTCTCTTTAGTTGTTCAACATGAACGCCAAAGTGAGATTTCTGGCTCACTTAGCACAATGCATCACAATGCATCTGCCTTGTTGACTAAAGGTCCATCTACTACATCATCTTCATTTACTCGACCTGCTGCTACAAATTCTTCTAACCCTCTATATGGCAAATCAAGTGCCAATCAAAAGGATCAACCTAACTGTACACACTGTGGTGTTTATGGTCACACAATGGAGAAGTGTTACAGGCTACACGGTTTCCCACCTGGTTATAAGTTCACCAAAGGGAAATCCGCTACAGAACAGTATTATGCTAATCAGGTTTCTAATATAGAATCATCATCTGTTTCAATCGTTTTCGTCATTCTATTTCATCTTTTCAAACTGCTTCCAAACTTGCCAATCATCCGTGGATCACAGACATAGGTGCCACTGATCACAtggtttgttttatttcttttttttacaaccATAACATCTATTGTTTCCAAGTTTGTCAAGTTCCCTAATGGACAATTTGTTTCGGTAACACACATGGGTACAGTTAGAATTTCTGCTTCTCTAATTCTAACCAATGTTCTGTGTGTTCCTGCTTTTTCTTTCAATCTTATATCAGCAAGTAAACTCACAAAATTCTCTTCTTGTTGTCTTATATTTCTTGCTGATTTTTGCTTTATCTAGAACCTGTTGACATGGAGAATGATTGGAGTGGGTAGAGAAACCTGTTTTTCTTCTATTTCCTCTGTTCCTTTAACTCAGAGTTTTTCTGTTAAAACCATTTCTTCTGATGTATGGCATTTCCGTTTAGGACATTTGTCCAATTCTAGAATAAAGCTACTTAGTCAATATGACTCTAGCATTACTGTTGATTCCAATAATTGATGTACAATTTGTCCTTTGTCTAAGCAACATTGCTTGCCatttcctataagtcattcactatccaataaaatttttaatttacttCATTGTGACATTTGGGGACCCTTCACTACTGATTCTCTTCATGGTCTTAAGTATTTTCTCACAATTGTGGATAATTACTCTAGATTTACATGGGTTCATCTTATGGTCAATAAATTTCAAACCCAAAATCTCCTTGTTTCCTTTATTACTCAAGTTGAAACTCAATTCAGTACTAAGGTCAAAATTCTGTTTAGTGATAATGGTCTTAAGTTTCAATTACCTGTTTTCTATCAACCTAAGGGCATCATTCAACTGAGCTGTGTTGAAACTCCTCAACAGAATTCTATTGTAGAGAGGAAACATCAACATCTTCTTAATGTGGCCCAAGCCCTCAGATTTCAAGCCAACCTTCCCTTATTTTTCTGGGGTGAATGTGTTCTTTTAGCtgctcatatcatcaacaaaacTCCTACTCCTATCCTATCCAATAAAACTCCTTTTGAATGTCTTTTCTCAGTTGCTCCTAGTTTCTCTCACCTTTAAGTTGTTGGATGTCTTTGTTTTGCTTCTACTCTTACTAGAAATCGATCCAAATTTGATTCTCGGGCTACACCTTGTCTTTTTCTTGGTTACTTTTATCATGTCAAAGGTTACAAGTTGTTTGATCTTACTTCTCACACTGTTTTCATTTCTCTGGATGTTATTTTTCATGAGGACATCTTTCCTTATCATCCCTCTTTCAAATCTTCTAACTCTCAATTTTCTAATATTGTTCTTCCCATGACTGTTTCCGATTCTTCTGTTTTATTTCCTTCTAGTTCTCCTTTAaattctatttctcatgatgttccttctgcttctacttctcCTTCTAATAATGTAGATTCTGTTTCTATATCTTCTGATATACATCATGTTCCTTTTGTTTCTAATCCTCCTACTCGTAAGTCTTCTATAGTTACACACAAACCTAGTTATTTGCAGGATTTCCATTGTCATCTGGCTACATCTTCTCACTCATCTCCATACATTTCTCCACCGGATTCAGGTATTCCTTTTGCTCTTTCTTCTGTTCTTTCATATCATAAACTATCACCTTCATACAAGCACTTT
Above is a genomic segment from Alnus glutinosa chromosome 12, dhAlnGlut1.1, whole genome shotgun sequence containing:
- the LOC133852597 gene encoding disease resistance protein RPP13-like — protein: MRRRWRQVEEDDVVGFVDDSSTLVKQLIEGDWNCDVILIIGMGGLGKTTIARKIYNNVHVKSHFKCRAWVYVSQDFRTKELLLNILKKIEISDWRTVEELKEKLFECLLRKTYLIVMDDIWKTKVWDEVRSTFPTNLNGSRILITSRIREVASHASLTSPYFLPFLNKDEGWELLSKKVFRGGAYPPELETMGRKIADDCRGLPLSIVVLGGLLANKEKTPGTWSKLIGNVNWYLTETNTICKDILALS